GCGCCGGTTGGAAGTGCTCAATAACAAAGAGTTCACTTACTCGCGGGAAGTGCCACGCGACATGATTGAAAATAATGCGCCCGTGCGTATTTATGTAGTTCATGCGCCCTATAACGGGAACATTAAGACCTCTGCGTCTCATTAGATACACTGGGTAACTATCCCGGCTTTGATGTCGTTACGCTCGTGTGTGTAATAAAACACATAGACAAAATTTCGCGACATTTAAAATAAAAAAGGTGTTTACCTATGCGAGTCAGACTTAAGTCTCTATTTCTCTCCAGTGCATTGATCTGCGTACTTGTTTCCCCTGGGGTCCATGCACAGGCCAACCCCCCCGAAACCGCCAACATGCCTGTTGCCACCGCTGACAATGCCGTCATGCTCACTGTCTTTCTCAAACATGATCAATCTCGCCCGTTGAGCGAATTGAGAGCTCAGTTGGACAAGCAGGAGTTCTATAAAGTGTTTCCGCCTGCGGGGGTCGAGGTGGTCAGTTGGAACATCACAATGGGTATCGGCCAGGTCGTGGTGCTGCGCTTTCCCGCATCACGCTTGTCGGCGGTGAATCTTGCCTTGGAAAACACCGCGTGGGGTGCCTATCGGACAGAGTTCTTTGCAACTTATGATTTTCGAGAAATAGCCCAGGCTCAGCAGGATAAGGCCCGGCAAACCCGCTGACGCCGCAGGGCGCGTCCTGCAGAGGTGGCCTAGGTGCTTGCCTCTGTCGTGTGTAGGAACCGCGATCCAGGAGCGGGGCAAGGGCGATGGATCTGTGTGTAGATCCATCGCCCTGGTTAATCGCCTATCTTCAGCCTATTCGAGGCATCGGGATCATGGTGTTGTGCGATTTGGGCGCGGCGGCGTATTCAACGCCGTTGAAGGGGAAGCTGGGCGGTTGCTGTGGCTTGGGCTTGTCTTGTGGTGCGATTTGATCGGCAATATGTATCGCCACACTGTCGATCAAGTGGCCGACGTTGGACAGGTTGAGGTTTGATACCGTCATGGTTGAATCTCCAAGTTTCGTGATAAAGCTGTCTATGAGTGGACCTGGGGGCGCTGACGTTCCTGATTCAAACAAATTGTCGTTAACCGGATCAGGCGGCTGCGCGACAACCGTTCCTCAGCTAAGTCTTTGCTTATTCACGAGAATCCCGGACAATCCGGCCCCTTCTATAGTCGGGGCGCTGCCTGTCAGGTTTTTCTGACTCGTCCCGGCCGTGTAAATGCGGAGATCCGACCGGATGAATGATCAGGCCAATAGCGTCGACGAACGCTATGCAACGACACCTGCAACCCTCACAAGCTGGAGCCGCCAGGACACCACCTGGATGCTCGGCCTGTTTGGCACCGCCATTGGCGCCGGCACCTTGTTTCTGCCGATCAATGCAGGCCTCGGGGGGTTCTGGCCGCTGCTGATCCTGGCGGTGCTGGCGTTCCCGATGACCTTCTTTGCCCACCGTGGCCTGACCCGTTTCGTACTGTCCGGCCGTGAAGGCTCCGACATTACCGACGTGGTCGAAGAGCACTTTGGCATCAAGGCCGGTGCGCTGATCACCTTGCTGTACTTCTTCGCCATCTTCCCGATCCTGTTGATCTACAGCGTGGCGTTGACCAACACGGTCAGCAGTTTCATGGAGCACCAACTGCACATCCTGCCGCCGCCACGGGCGATCCTGTCGTTTGTGCTGATTCTCGGCCTGCTGGCTGTGGTGCGTTGTGGTGAGCAAGTGATCGTCAAGGCCATGAGCCTGATGGTGTACCCGTTTATCGTCGCACTGCTGTTCCTCGCCGTGTACCTGATCCCGCATTGGAACGGCGGCATCCTCAGCACCGCCAGCGTGGTCCCGGCACCGTCGGCGCTGCTCAACACCTTGTGGCTGGCGATTCCGGTGATGGTGTTCTCGTTCAACCACTCGCCGATCATCTCCGCCTTTGCGGTTGACCAGAAGCGCCAGTACGGCGCCCACGCCGATGAGCGCAGTTCGCAGATCCTGTCCCGTGCGCACTTGTTGATGGTGGTGATGGTGCTGTTCTTCGTGTTCAGCTGTGTGCTGACCCTGTCGCCGGCACAGTTGGCGCAAGCGAAGGCGCAGAACCTGTCGATCCTGTCGTACCTGGCCAACCACTTCAACAACCCGACCATCGCGTTTGCCGCGCCGTTGATCGCGTTCGTGGCGATTGCCAAGTCGTTCCTCGGCCATTACATCGGCGCGAGCGAAGGCCTCAAGGGGTTAGTGCTCAAAAGTGGTCGTCGCCCAGCTGCCAAGACCCTGGACCGCATGACTGCCGCGTTCATGCTGGTGGTGTGCTGGATCGTTGCCACGCTGAACCCGAGCATCCTCGGCATGATCGAGACCCTGGGCGGGCCGATCATTGCGTCGATCCTGTTCCTGATGCCGATGTATGCGATCCGCAAAGTGCCGGCCATGGCCAAGTACCGGGGGCAGGCGTCGAATGTGTTTGTGACGGCAGTCGGGTTGGTAGCGATTACGGCGTTGGTGTATTCGTTTATCGCTTAAGGCTTGATGCGGTAAAAATGTGGGAGGAGGCTTGCCCTGACGGCGTCAGAAAGGGCAGCCCCACCCTTTAAAACGAACGCACAATCCGCCCTAACGTCTCCATCGCCTTCTCCGACGCCTCGGTCCACGGGCTGCCATAGTTCAGACGAATGCAATTGCGAAAGCGCTGGGTCGCCGAGAAGATCGGCCCCGGCGCAATGCTGATGCCTTGGGCCAATGCCATCTGGAACAACTTCAATGAATCGGTCTGTTCCGGCAATTCCAACCACAGGAAATACCCACCGGCCGGCTGGCTGACGCGGGTCTGCGTCGGGAAATAACGGGCAATGGCGGCGAGCATGGCACTTTGCTGTTCTTCCAGGGCATAGCGCAATTTGCGCAGGTGCCGGTCGTAGCCACCATGTTGCAGGTAATCGGCAATCGCCGCCTGGGCCGGCATCGACGGGCACAGTGAGGTCATCAGCTTCAGGCGTTCGACTTTTTGCGCATAGCGTCCGGCGGCCACCCAGCCCACGCGATAACCGGGTGCCAGGCTCTTGGCGAAGGAACCGCAGTGCATCACCAGGCCTTCGGTGTCGAAGGCCTTGGCCGGTTTGGGTGCCTGTTGCCCGTAATACAACTCGGCGTATACGTCGTCTTCGATCAGCGGCACCTGATGGCTGCGCAGCAGTTCCACAAGCGCCTGTTTCTTGGCTTCCGGCAATGTGGCACCGATGGGGTTCTGGAAACTGGTCATGGTCCAGCAGGCCTTGATCGGATAGCGCTCCAGGGCTTGGGCCAGGGCGCCGAGGTCGATGCCGTCGCGCGGGTGCACGGGAATCTCCACTGCCTTGAGCTTCAGGCGCTCCAGCACTTGCAGGCAGGCGTAGAAGGCCGGGGATTCGATGGCCACCAGGTCGCCCGGCTCAGTCACCGCTTGCAGGCACAGGTTCAGCGCTTCCAGGGCGCCGTTGGTGATCAGCAGTTCTTCCATCGGCAGCATTAGCCCGCCGACCATGTAACGCAGGGCGATTTGCCGACGCAATTGCGGGTTGCCCGGCGACATGTCGGTGACCACCAGGCGCGGGTCCATTTCACGGCTGGCGCTGGCCAGGGAGCGGGCCAGGCGCGGGAGCGGGAACAGCATCGGGCTGGGAAACGCCGAGCCGAAGGGCACGGTGTTGGGGTCTTTGATCGAGTCGAGCACCGAAAACACCAGCTCGCTGACATCCACCTCGGTGGACTCGTGCACCTGCTCGCTCACCACCGGCTCGGAAAACGGGCTTGGCGCATGGGTGTTGACGAAGTAGCCGGAACGCGGCCGCGCACGGATCAGGCCGCGGCGCTCCAGCAGGTAGTAGGCCTGGAACACCGTGGACGGGCTGACGCCGTAGGTCTGGCTGGCATAGCGCACTGACGGCACGCGCTGGCCGGGCCCCAGGACGCCGGAGCGGATCAGTTCGGCAATGTCTTCGGCGAATTTTTCGTAGCGTTTCATAGCGGCCTTGAGCAATGTTTTCAGTTTGCATGCGAATCAAAGTGTGGGAGGGGCGGGTTCACATGGATTTCAACGGTTGAGCGGCGCCACAAAGCGGCTATCGGCCGCGCTGTAGATCCACGGCTCATCCACATCCATTACCTTGAAGCGCAACGTCTGCGAACTGCTCGCCGGTTTATCCGCCAGCAACGCCACCGACACGGGTACATCAATGATTTCACCCGGCGCCAGGCTGACCAGGGTCTTGCCTTGCAATTGGAAACCGTCGGCATCCACCAGTTCTACCCGATAATCCTGGCGCTGTTGGGTCTTGTTGATGACCTTGAGGCTGTAGATGTTTTCGATCTGGCCCTGGGCGTTTTCGCGGAACATGCCACGGTCCTTGGTCACGTCCAACGACACCATTGGCCGTTCCACCAGCGCCACCACCAGCGCGGCAATCATCACCAGCAGCACCGCACTGTAGCCGATCAGGCGGGGCCGTAGCAGATGGGTCTTGCCGCCTTGCAGTTGATGTTCGCTGGTGTAGCTCACCAGGCCACGGGCGTAGCCCATCTTGTCCATGATCGAATCACAGGCGTCGATGCAGGCGGCGCAGCCGATGCATTCCATTTGCAGACCGTCGCGGATATCGATGCCAGTGGGGCAGACCTGCACGCACAGTTGGCAGTCGATGCAATCGCCCAGGCCGACGTCGGCGGGTTTGGCTTCGCGTTTGCGCGGGCCTCGATGCTCGCCACGGGCCGCGTCGTAAGAGATGGTCAGCGTGTCTTTATCGAACATCACGCTCTGGAACCGCGCATATGGGCACATGTGCATGCACACCGCTTCACGCAGCCAGCCGGCGTTGATATAGGTAGCAGCAGTGAAAAACAGCACCCAGAACAGGCTCACACCGCCCATTTGCCAGGTCAGCAGTTCCTCGGCCAACGGGCGGATGGGTGTGAAGTAGCCGACAAAGGTGAGCCCGGTCAGCACGCTGATGCCCAGCCACAACGTGTGTTTGGCCGAACGCCGTGCCAGTTTGTTCAAGCTCCACGGCGCTGCTTGCAGCTTGATGCGTTGGTTGCGCTCGCCCTCGGTGACTTTTTCGCACCACATGAACAGCCAGGTGAACGAGCTCTGCGGGCAGGTGTAGCCGCACCAGACGCGGCCGGCGAACACGGTGATCGCAAACAGGCCGAAGGCGCAGATGATCAGCAGCGCCGACAACAGGATGAAATCCTGGGGCCAGAAGGTCGCGCCGAAAATATGAAATTTGCTTTCGGCCAGGTCCCACAGCACGGCTTGGCGTGCGCCCCAGTTCAGCCACACGGTGCCGAAAAACGCCAGGAACAGAAAACCAGCACCGGCCACGCGCAAGCTGCGGAACAGGCCGGTGAAACTGCGGGTATGGATCAGGGTATCGCTGGACTTGGCCTTCACCGTCTTTGGGTGCATAGGCTCAAAGGTTTCCACGGTTGGGATTCGTTCGCTCATGGTCATTCGCTCATCAGCCTCCATCAGGCGAATGAACTATGGGCCGGCGACTGTGTGCATAACAGACTCAGCTAAAGCGATAAAAAGCGGATCAGATACGCTGTGAGGCGGGCACTGCGACAATCTGCTGCACCCCGGCGCGCCTGGGGTGCAGGGTTATTTCAGCGGTAATGATACAGATCAATCAAATCAGCGAACCAGGCTCGGTGGCCTTCACGTGGTTGCGCCCGTCTGTCGCCCCTTCAACCGTCAGGGCATCCGCCTCGGCCTCGGTGATGTAGATGCGTTGGCCGGCCAGTTCCACGTAAGACATGGACTTGTCATCGTCCGTCAAAATGCTCACCCGTGTGGCGGGCACGCTCTGTTCCTGGCCATTGTCATCGAGCGTGAAATAGCACAGGTGGTTTTCAATACGTACGCTCATGCTGAACTCCTTTCTCATCGGCTATGAACGTTAGGGGGTAGCCTCGGGCCGTGGTTCAAGGCAACTGACTGGCGGTAGACGCTGTCCATGATTTATCCGCCTCTTAAAAGGACCGGTTCCATGAACGCTTGGTGGCATGAAGTGTGGCAAACCCTGCAGGCTGAGTTCGCTGATATCGGCGATGCCAAACAACTGACCCAGATCACCGTGCGCCTGCTGATTGCCGCCGTGTTGGGCGGCATTCTCGGTTTTGAGCGCGAGAGCAAAGGCAAGGCCGCCGGGGTGCGCACCCATATGCTCGTGGCGTTGGGCGCCGCGCTGTTTGTGATGGTGCCGCAGATGTCCGGTAGTCAGGCGGACGCCATGAGCCGGGTGGTGCAGGGCGTGATCGCGGGGATCGGCTTTCTCGGCGCCGGCACTATCATCAAAGGCAAGGATGATGAAGAGGGGCACGTCAAAGGCCTGACCACCGCCGCAGGCCTGTGGATGACCGCTGCGATTGGGGTCTCGACCGGGCTGGGCCGGGAATCGACAGCGGTGCTCAGTACGTTGCTGGCGCTGGCGGTGTTCAGCGTGATGCCGAAAATCGTCAAGCGTTTCGAGAAGGGCTGACGATCACCGGCGGCATGGTCGTCGGCGGCTCCTCCACTGCTGGTGGCTCGTTTTCGGGAGGGTCTTGCTCGGGGACCGGTTCCGGGTCGGTGGGCGGCAGGGTCGGGTTGTCGATATTAGGATCAGGGGTTTCAGCCGGGATCGGGATATTCATCGGTGTGGCCTCCTTTGTGCTTTGCTCTACCGGTGGACAACCGCCTGTGGGATTTGATTCCCCGCTCAATGGCGGTACATCCACCTGAACTTTTGACCAAGGCCCAGGCTCGGACCTATTACGGCCCCGCTCAGGGAGAGCGCTGCCGTCTCAGAATTCGGATCAAGCAAAGAGCGTCCACAGGGCGTAAGGGGAAGATGCTCGATGACTGCTGAAACTCAGGTTCCAGATGATTCCTTATTGCCGCTGTCCCAGGCGCTGTTGCTGCCCAGGATTGCGATTGAAAGCACCATGCCGGTCATCGACGGCGGCGAATTTTCGGTCAAGGCCGCTGTAGGCCAGCGGGTCAACGTGACCAGCAAGGTATTCGCCGACGGCCACGACAAGCTCGCCGTATTGATCCGCTGGCGCCCGCTGCACGATGAAAGCTGGCACAGCGTGGTAATGACCGACGTAGGCAACAATGGTTGGGAAGGTGCGTTTACCGTCACCGCCCAAGGCCCTCACGAATACTGCATCGAAGCCTGGATCGATACCTACGCCAGCTTCTGCTACGAACTGCGCAAGAAGCATGAGGCTGGCGTGCCGGTCAGCCTGGAGTTGCAGGAAGGCCGCAGCCTGGTGCTGCAGGCCGCCGAGCGCAGTGACAATGAGCTGCGCGACCGCCTGATGCTGCTGCACCATGAACTGTCCGGCCTGCTGGAAACCGAGCAAGTCGCGCTGTTCCTGCACGATGACAGTGCACACCTGATGACCCAGGCTGATCACCGCGCCTACTTGAGCATCAGCACCGTGTACCCGATTGACGTTGAGCGTGAGGCAGCGCAATTCGCCAGTTGGTACGAGCTGTTTCCGCGCTCGATCACCGACGACCCGGCGCGTCATGGCACGTTCA
The genomic region above belongs to Pseudomonas sp. S35 and contains:
- the ccoG gene encoding cytochrome c oxidase accessory protein CcoG, which produces MSERIPTVETFEPMHPKTVKAKSSDTLIHTRSFTGLFRSLRVAGAGFLFLAFFGTVWLNWGARQAVLWDLAESKFHIFGATFWPQDFILLSALLIICAFGLFAITVFAGRVWCGYTCPQSSFTWLFMWCEKVTEGERNQRIKLQAAPWSLNKLARRSAKHTLWLGISVLTGLTFVGYFTPIRPLAEELLTWQMGGVSLFWVLFFTAATYINAGWLREAVCMHMCPYARFQSVMFDKDTLTISYDAARGEHRGPRKREAKPADVGLGDCIDCQLCVQVCPTGIDIRDGLQMECIGCAACIDACDSIMDKMGYARGLVSYTSEHQLQGGKTHLLRPRLIGYSAVLLVMIAALVVALVERPMVSLDVTKDRGMFRENAQGQIENIYSLKVINKTQQRQDYRVELVDADGFQLQGKTLVSLAPGEIIDVPVSVALLADKPASSSQTLRFKVMDVDEPWIYSAADSRFVAPLNR
- the mapR gene encoding GntR family transcriptional regulator MpaR (MapR regulates genes involved in Pseudomonas quinolone signal (PQS) production and anthranilate metabolism) gives rise to the protein MKRYEKFAEDIAELIRSGVLGPGQRVPSVRYASQTYGVSPSTVFQAYYLLERRGLIRARPRSGYFVNTHAPSPFSEPVVSEQVHESTEVDVSELVFSVLDSIKDPNTVPFGSAFPSPMLFPLPRLARSLASASREMDPRLVVTDMSPGNPQLRRQIALRYMVGGLMLPMEELLITNGALEALNLCLQAVTEPGDLVAIESPAFYACLQVLERLKLKAVEIPVHPRDGIDLGALAQALERYPIKACWTMTSFQNPIGATLPEAKKQALVELLRSHQVPLIEDDVYAELYYGQQAPKPAKAFDTEGLVMHCGSFAKSLAPGYRVGWVAAGRYAQKVERLKLMTSLCPSMPAQAAIADYLQHGGYDRHLRKLRYALEEQQSAMLAAIARYFPTQTRVSQPAGGYFLWLELPEQTDSLKLFQMALAQGISIAPGPIFSATQRFRNCIRLNYGSPWTEASEKAMETLGRIVRSF
- a CDS encoding DUF3203 family protein; translation: MSVRIENHLCYFTLDDNGQEQSVPATRVSILTDDDKSMSYVELAGQRIYITEAEADALTVEGATDGRNHVKATEPGSLI
- a CDS encoding serine/threonine transporter, encoding MNDQANSVDERYATTPATLTSWSRQDTTWMLGLFGTAIGAGTLFLPINAGLGGFWPLLILAVLAFPMTFFAHRGLTRFVLSGREGSDITDVVEEHFGIKAGALITLLYFFAIFPILLIYSVALTNTVSSFMEHQLHILPPPRAILSFVLILGLLAVVRCGEQVIVKAMSLMVYPFIVALLFLAVYLIPHWNGGILSTASVVPAPSALLNTLWLAIPVMVFSFNHSPIISAFAVDQKRQYGAHADERSSQILSRAHLLMVVMVLFFVFSCVLTLSPAQLAQAKAQNLSILSYLANHFNNPTIAFAAPLIAFVAIAKSFLGHYIGASEGLKGLVLKSGRRPAAKTLDRMTAAFMLVVCWIVATLNPSILGMIETLGGPIIASILFLMPMYAIRKVPAMAKYRGQASNVFVTAVGLVAITALVYSFIA
- a CDS encoding MgtC/SapB family protein, producing MNAWWHEVWQTLQAEFADIGDAKQLTQITVRLLIAAVLGGILGFERESKGKAAGVRTHMLVALGAALFVMVPQMSGSQADAMSRVVQGVIAGIGFLGAGTIIKGKDDEEGHVKGLTTAAGLWMTAAIGVSTGLGRESTAVLSTLLALAVFSVMPKIVKRFEKG